The window cattccaatatgaacccttgtgcacaatatgagatcatttgaacaaactatgccatgaatgtggccataagattgatcatttggcttgaaagccattgatctccacacgtgatagctcgtttctgagaacacttctttaaaataatttccgtattacaagtttgttatttttcctaggaacttggccacatataatgacacaatgcgaaggttttccaattttttgatttttttgaattttttatgcccgtttcaaaatgtggtcaaaacagcgggaatgacagttcctagctagtggttgaatcttggaatatttttggtgtttctatgattaaatagatacttatgtacctagaaatgttttttggaaaaaataaatagcaaactatgaggcagctgcagttcaaatttgacccccttccaactgaatcagcgaaaatttgtctttttcacgaaaggtggatcaaaactttttacaccccaaccattttgtcaattgtgcattaaatatggcctagtattttagaaaaatgatttggtccaattttgcaacaattatttggtaggtccttcacaaaaaaaacctccttttgggcactcgaaaaatggaaaatggttttttcgtccaaagaaaatgaaaacttccttaggcaacattgtttgccattcaaatatacacccttgtgcacaatatgagatcatttgaacaaattatgccatgagtgcagccataagattgatcatttggcttgaaagccattgatctccacacgtgatagctcgattttgagaacacttttttaaaataattgacgtattacaagttttttatttttcctaggaacttggccacatataatgacacaatgcgaaggtttcccaattttttgattttttttgaatttgttatgcccgtttcaaaatgcggtcaaaacggcgggaatggccgttcctagctagtggttgaatcttaaaattattttggtgtttctctgattaaataggtacttatgtacctagaaatgatttttggaaaaaataattagcaaactatgaggcagctgcagttcaaatttgacccgcttccaactgaatcggcgaaaaattgtctttttcacaagaggtggatcaaaactttttacacccaatcattttgtcaattgtgcattaagtatgtcctagtattttagaaaattgattttgtccaatttttcaacaattacttgggaggtccttcacaaaaaaacctccttttgggcacgcgaaaaatggaaaattgatttttcgtagaaagaaaatgaaaactcccttaggcaacattgtttgcaattccaatatgcacccttgtgcacaatatgagatcatttgaacaaactatgccatgaatgtggccataagattgatcatttgacttgaaagccatgaatcttcacgcatgatagctcatttctgagaacacttttttcaaaaaaattccgtattacaagtttattattttccctggaaacttggtcatatataatgacccaatgtgaaggttttccaatttttgttttttttcgaattttttatgcccgtttcaaaatgcggtcaaaacgacggactTGACCGTTCCTagttagtggttgaatcttggaaaacttttgatgtttctatgattaaatagatacttatgtacctagaaatgatttttggaaaaaataaagagcaaaataaaaggcacctgcagttcaaatttgacccgcttcgagctgaatcggcggaaatttgtctttttcaccagaggtggatcaaaactttttacacgcaaccatttggtcaattgtgcattaaatatggcctagttttttttataaaattgatttgatccaatttggcaacaaatatatggtaggtccttcacaaaaaaactcatttcaggcactcgaaaaatggaaaaagattttttcgtgcaaagaaaatgaaaactcccttaggaaacattgtttgccattccaagatgcacccttgtgcaaaatatgagatcatttgaacaaactcccTTGATTTGGTTTAATTTTGCAACATTATTTTTTTCCAGAAATTTGGGTCCAAATTTTGGATATTTGAGCGCGCGCCAGCCAACCAATGAGAAGCAAGGAACCACGTCCACGCGGATCACCAAGTTGGACACGATCTGAGCCATCCATTATGCGCCCATCCAATGGTGGATCTTCTCCTGAAAGACCAAAACCCTAACCCACCTACCCGCCCACCCTTTCCTTCTCCAGATCCAATCGAGGCTGTCGCGCCGTCCTCTTCCTTGTCGCGTCCTAGTCTCTGCCACCGCCGCGATCCCCACCCACCACCGCCGCCCCCACCCACCGCTGACCTCGTATCCGCCATCCCCCTCCCCTCGCCTTCATCCGGCATGCATGCGTGCGTCCAACCGGCCCCAAAAATGAAGACACGGGGCTTGCTCCTCCTCGTCCCACCCAATCGCtgccgccgccgacctcctcccTGTCCCCCAATCCCAACCCCACCGGCAGCGAGCTCGTCTCCCCGAGGCCCATCCTCTGCCCTCCACCCCACCGCCGGCGCCCTTAGTCTCTCCTTCATCTCCCTATGCTCCAGACCGGGGGGTCGCGGCCGTGCACCCAGATCGAGAGGGGAGGCCGTGTCGCTCCTGCCGCGGCCGGATCCAAGGCCAAGTCTATGGGGTCCTGCTCGGGCTCCTCGCAGGGGCCACGGCGGCGGGATCCACAACCACGGCGGGTCCGAACCCTAGCCACCGCAGTGGGTCACCGGCACGACCCCCGCACCTCCGACGGGCAACGACACCAAGGATCGCTCTACGCGGGCCTTCATCAGCGCCAGCTTCACCACCGGGACCTGCAACCTCCTCCTCCGGTGTTCATCTGCATTAGGGCAGGTAACCCCGCCAATCCCCTTTCCTTGTGCTCTCTTGGTGATGCAAAATCTGATCCTTCTTGGCCACTAAAACTCGAGCAGTTCTTCAGTTAGTCAGTATGCACGCATTAGAAACAACCTGATTTTGTTCTTGTCCCCTGTATTCGGCGGCGTCGGTTAAGAGACAACGGGTTAATCATGTCAGGCAGGACACTTGCATCCATCCAACCGTGAGGTCTAGCTTGATACAAGCGCATCCATAATATAAGAGGATGTTATGATTCGTGTATGGAGGCACTCTGAACATTTTTTTGTTTGCACAATAATAATACTGAATTTGTGTGATCTgtctgattgcttatgcttctggcAGATGAGCGATTTTATTTGGCAGATGGATTGTAACTTGCCTAGTGAACTGTAAACTAATTTTTGAAAGATCTCCACAATCAATTGATTTCTGGTTGCTGCAAAATGGAAGCATGgtagaaattaaaaaaattgtgtTATTGCACCTGATAGCAAAGCAGTACTACTGAGTCCATATCTGGTGCTACGGTTCATCATATGATACCGTGATACTGTACTGTATGGTGTGTTGGATTTGGAATGGAGGGACAGGATGGCATAGCCTTACCTCCCATTGGCAAATTTGCAATGTACACCATTGGTCATTCTGTAATTTAGGAACAGATCCATCCTCTTGTGTGCTACCGCCCCTTCAATTCGATGCATGGTAGAACAAAAACCAAAAAGTAGTTCTAGGGTTTTCATAGTACATTCATAGTGCTCATGCTTTCAGTATTAGTTAGCAATGCAAACGGATGGCGATATATTTTCTTCTGCATGTACATATGGAGCACCTCATTTTGGAAGGATTAAGCATGTCTGCATTCCATCTCTCTTTCATGTTCCAATTAATCTAAATCTGTACAAAAAGACAAACTCTATACAAGCACTTGGCTACTTGCAATGTCCTCCAAATGATGTAGTGTATGTTTGCTTAACAAAGGCGCTCTTAGTTTGAGACAAATTGGATCGCCGGATGGGGTCTTCTGGACCTGTTGGTGAGAAATTGAGAACAAGGGGGGGCTGGAGGAGAGAGGTGAAGGTCTATAGTGATTTTGTGAGGACATAATTTTTTTAGGGGCCAAGACGTAAATGTACAAGGGGGCATATGTAAATGTGGACGTGAGTTGATCCAGCCCGTCCACCCAGATCAAACACACTAGGTGGTCCAGTAGCAGCATATCATGTGATGGGCTGTATCACTGGATATTTTCCCCAGTACTACTTGCAGGCGTTACATTTTTTGATCCCCCTTGTTTCCTGTTGTGTGTactgagaaagtttgtttttgcagcTAAGAGGGCTTGGGCCTCGACCTCCACGGACGGTGGCCAGATCGAGCGGAGCTTCCCTTCCTCTGCCTGGCGGGGCAAGGACAAGGACAAGCAGCAACATCATCGCATCATCAAGGTTCGATCCCCCTTGTTGCAATCCCTCCCTCCCTCATGTTGAATTGATGTTGAATTCAAGCCAAGGTACCCGTGATTAACCTCTGGGTAATGATGCTCTGAATACTGTTTGCTACTGTTACACTGTCTTGTTGATTTCTTTTAACAATCATACCTAGCTAAAATCTTCTTGTCcacagcagagcagcctcatcctcTTCATGCTGGCTCGACTGCCTCTGATTCTTCCTGTTTGCTGCCTTGCCTTGCAGATGCGGCAGCTCAAGGGCGAGGTCGACATTTTCTCCAGGGCCAAAGGGTCGGTGCTGTTCGAGATGGGCAACACCAGGGTCATCGCCGCCATCTACGGCCCCTGAGAGGTAGTCATTTTTTCTTTGCACACCAACTCTTCTATTCGATGCCATGGCTGTTAGGGCTTTGGCTCCTGGGAGGTCTCTAGTTAATGATCGTATTGAGAGATTTTGGTGGTTACTTATGCTTATTGTGTATCACATTGAAAAAGAAAATGCACAATGAGCTTACCTTTGTATATTAGGATTTTTTCTTCATCGGTTACTGGTATTTGGCTTCTATGTGCTAATTAAACTTGATCAGTATGTATACTTCTTTGATGTTGTATAATATTGGTGTCAAAGGAGTTAATTTAAACCGGATATGATCTATTGGAACAATTTTTTGTTGTTCAAACGGTTAAATTCTGATTCTTTGTTTCAAACATCTAAATGATGTTTAATATGTCCTTCTATGCTTACATGATAAAAATGTCGCATTTATAGGATTGTAAACCTGATGTGATTGGAGTAGTATTTACTTGCTGCTGATAGTAACTACTTGTATCCACTAATTTCTATgcctcattttgcttattttactttATTTATGCACACATACTGCCTACAAGTTAATGTGCTTTTAGATTTGCCTTTATTTTGCTCCTTACCATATTGTTTGATAACTTGCAGATGCTGTACTTCATTCGTGTTTTGTCGTGGGCTCCAAGAAGTGAAGAAGCATTGAGTTCTAGCTCATTGGAGCTAGTTATACTTTGATAGATAGTTATATTTTGATATTTAGTTGTGTTCTTGGTAGCTTTAAACCTGATGTGAAGTATGTTTGATTATAAATGTGGTGTATGTTTGATTGTAAGGTCCCAAATTTGGTTGTTGAAGTATTACTTCTATTTTCACTCAGTTCTGatttaaatatttgtttttatttactgGAAAATCAAAATTTGAAGAACATGACTCTGACCATTGGGACCGACTCAAACCCATCTGACTATTGGATATGTCTTAAAAAAGAAATGTAACTAAAAAAAGAAATGTAACTGTTGAGTCAAAAAGGCCACGGCCCAAAAACAAAAGGCCCAATTGTTGGGTCAGGCCAATGTAGAAATCAAAACTATTAGAAAAAAAaacccatgtagctagagaaaatatacagtaaaaaggccgaattgttgggctaggcccatgtagaaaatcgaattggaccgggctgaatctggtgccacatcagcttgccacgctggatgcctacgtggtttGGGGAGGTtgttagtgaccaaaacgccacagtggacttattttggtcataaacgtttgcgaccattccagaagaaaggttgctatagtcagtttacgacggccagcttttgaccttatgtttttggtcacaaaaaggtcacaaatagaaatttgtgaccattcagtgactaaTAGTggcggtcacaagttgacatatttcttgtagtgcccctTGTGCAAATATGGTAggggggccgaattggactaggggcccaagtaggatttCTCCTACAAGGGcgcgccctaggctgcctccctccctctccctcctttatatacatggggagggcacccgtagaacacacatcaattgttcctagccgtgtgcggtacccccctccacagttaatACCTCGGTCATatctagtgcttaggcgaagccctgcaccggtaacttcatcatcaccgtcgccacgccatcgtgctgacggaactctccctcatcctcaactggatcaacagctcaagggacgtcatcgtgttgaacatgtgctgaacacggaggtgccgtacgttcggtacttggatcggttggatcatgaagacgtttgactacatcaaccacgttactaaacgcttccgctttaggtctacgagggtacgtggacacactctccccgatcgttgctatgcttctcctagatagatcttgtgtaatcgtaggaaatttttgaaatattatgttccccaatagtggcattagagccaggtctatgcttagATACTATAtgaatgagtagaacacaaagagttgtgggcgataatagtcatactgcttaccagcaacatcttactttgattcggcggtattgttggatgaagcggcccagaccgacattacatgaccacattcatgagactggttctaccgatgtgctttgcacccaggtggctggcgggtgttcatttctccaactttagttgaatcgagtttgactacgcccggtccttgttgaagg is drawn from Triticum dicoccoides isolate Atlit2015 ecotype Zavitan chromosome 4A, WEW_v2.0, whole genome shotgun sequence and contains these coding sequences:
- the LOC119283907 gene encoding uncharacterized protein LOC119283907, coding for MLQTGGSRPCTQIERGGRVAPAAAGSKAKSMGSCSGSSQGPRRRDPQPRRVRTLATAVGHRHDPRTSDGQRHQGSLYAGLHQRQLHHRDLQPPPPVFICIRAAKRAWASTSTDGGQIERSFPSSAWRGKDKDKQQHHRIIKSSLILFMLARLPLILPVCCLALQMRQLKGEVDIFSRAKGSVLFEMGNTRVIAAIYGP